One part of the Amaranthus tricolor cultivar Red isolate AtriRed21 chromosome 16, ASM2621246v1, whole genome shotgun sequence genome encodes these proteins:
- the LOC130802392 gene encoding uncharacterized protein LOC130802392 translates to MFGRSPLLRSGSFRPENLGQHALAMIGNVCFSIFVVGVLIFTIIAATYEPEDPLFHPSDKISNFLTSTSNATFESDSTVIKTGEDFMAANQTAFNTFINITDVADSAELAANVGSDCQNETGKPIDCKDPEVFHTMMRAAIEKFKDIHFYRFGKPVRGDEDNTCDMAWRFRPKEGKTASLYKDYRRFVVSRAENCSLSVTSIGEYHTGVNARKRKLNKQAVFEKEAQKGEVTSLPVVGEIVNDSLPVVESEAAFKSGKYLYYAGGGDRCKSMNHYLWSFLCSLGEAQYLNRTLIMDLSICLSSMYTKTGQNEEGKDFRFYFDFEHLKEEASVLDQNQFWADWNKWQRKDRLSLHLVEDFRVTPMKLKDVKDTLVIRKFGTVEPDNYWYRVCEGEAESVIQRPWHMLWKSRRLMDVVSAIASRLNWDYDSVHIVRGEKALNKELWPNLDKDTSPDTLLTTLKDKVEEGRNLYIATNEPDRSFFDPLKDKYTTHFLDDYQDLWETDSEWYTKTRKLNNGAPVEFDGYMRISVDTEVFLRGKKQLETFNDLTSDCKDGVNTCSSSS, encoded by the coding sequence ATGTTTGGACGTTCTCCTCTTTTGAGATCTGGGAGCTTTAGGCCTGAAAACTTAGGTCAACATGCTCTAGCAATGATTGGAAATGTATGTTTCAGTATTTTTGTTGTTGGGGTGTTAATTTTCACCATTATTGCCGCTACTTATGAACCAGAGGATCCTCTTTTCCATCCTTCTGATAAGATCTCCAACTTCCTCACGTCAACCTCCAATGCCACTTTTGAGTCTGATAGTACTGTTATTAAGACTGGGGAAGACTTCATGGCAGCAAATCAAACAGCGTTCAACACTTTCATAAACATTACTGATGTAGCTGATAGTGCTGAACTTGCGGCTAATGTGGGGTCTGATTGTCAAAATGAGACCGGTAAACCAATTGACTGCAAGGACCCAGAAGTTTTCCATACTATGATGAGAGCTGCCATTGAGAAGTTCAAGGACATTCACTTTTACCGATTTGGAAAGCCAGTCCGTGGTGATGAGGATAACACTTGTGACATGGCATGGCGGTTCAGACCTAAAGAAGGGAAGACTGCATCTCTTTATAAGGATTACAGGAGATTTGTGGTCTCTAGGGCTGAGAATTGCAGTTTGAGTGTGACATCAATAGGTGAGTACCATACTGGAGTTAATGCAAGGAAGAGGAAGCTAAACAAGCAAGCTGTCTTTGAGAAGGAAGCCCAAAAAGGTGAAGTGACTTCTTTGCCGGTTGTTGGGGAAATAGTAAATGATAGCCTTCCTGTTGTTGAATCAGAAGCAGCATTCAAGAGTGGAAAGTACTTGTACTACGCTGGGGGTGGAGATAGATGCAAGAGCATGAATCACTACCTTTGGAGTTTCTTGTGTTCACTTGGTGAAGCTCAGTATTTGAACCGTACATTGATCATGGACCTGAGCATATGTCTGTCATCTATGTATACCAAGACAGGACAAAATGAGGAAGGAAAAGATTTccgattttattttgattttgagcATTTGAAAGAGGAAGCTTCGGTTTTGGATCAAAACCAGTTTTGGGCTGATTGGAACAAGTGGCAGAGGAAAGATAGACTAAGTCTTCATCTTGTGGAAGATTTTAGGGTTACACCTATGAAGCTCAAAGATGTGAAGGATACGTTGGTTATCAGAAAGTTTGGTACAGTTGAACCAGACAATTACTGGTATCGGGTGTGTGAAGGAGAGGCGGAGTCTGTTATTCAGAGACCATGGCACATGTTATGGAAGTCAAGAAGGTTGATGGACGTTGTTTCTGCAATTGCATCTAGGTTGAACTGGGACTATGATTCTGTTCATATTGTTCGAGGGGAGAAAGCGCTGAACAAAGAACTTTGGCCTAATCTTGACAAGGATACCTCACCTGACACTCTTCTTACGACATTAAAGGACAAAGTTGAGGAAGGAAGAAACCTCTATATTGCTACAAATGAGCCTGACAGATCATTCTTTGATCCCTTGAAAGACAAATACACGACTCATTTTCTAGACGATTATCAAGATCTTTGGGAAACAGACAGCGAGTGGTACACTAAGACGAGGAAACTCAACAACGGAGCACCTGTTGAGTTTGATGGTTACATGAGGATATCAGTTGATACAGAAGTgtttttaaggggtaaaaagcAGCTGGAGACCTTCAATGACCTTACAAGTGATTGCAAAGATGGGGTAAACACTTGCAGCAGTTCTAGTTAG
- the LOC130802405 gene encoding photosynthetic NDH subunit of lumenal location 1, chloroplastic: MAASTSWMYSYTAAVPPNQIMCSSVNPIPTFINYITKDTSSVSRGCERRSLLMKTGMLALSFIPTSSALCKEIPENYMEFVDKQDGYSYVYPSDWREFDFIAHDSAFKDRYLQLQNVRLSFIPTDKNDIHDLGPMENVVQDLVNKVYAAPNQATFIKDIQERSVDGKNYYTFEYNLTSPNFSVTRFTTIAIANGRYYTLTVSANDRRWRRVRNKLKVVADSFKVFEI; this comes from the exons ATGGCAGCATCAACATCATGGATGTATAGTTATACAGCTGCTGTTCCGCCTAATCAGATAATGTGTTCTTCCGTCAATCCCATACCAACATTCATCAATTACATTACAAAGGATACCTCCTCTGTTTCTC GTGGTTGCGAGAGAAGATCGCTACTGATGAAAACCGGTATGCTTGCTCTAAGCTTCATTCCTACTAGTTCGGCTTTATGTAAAG AAATCCCTGAAAACTATATGGAGTTTGTTGATAAACAAGACGGCTATTCTTATGTTTACCCATCAGATTGGAGG GAATTCGACTTCATAGCACATGATTCTGCATTTAAAGACAGGTACTTGCAGCTTCAGAATGTGAGATTGAGCTTTATACCTACAGACAAGAATGACATCCATGATTTGGGTCCAATGGAAAAT GTAGTTCAAGATTTAGTGAACAAGGTATATGCAGCACCAAACCAAGCGACTTTCATTAAAGACATACAAGAG CGTTCAGTCGATGGAAAAAATTACTACACTTTTGAGTACAATCTTACTTCTCCGAATTTCTCTGTGACTCGTTTCACAACAATCGCCATTGCTAATG GGAGATATTACACATTAACTGTTTCAGCAAACGATAGAAGATGGAGGAGAGTCCGAAATAAGCTTAAAGTTGTTGCTGACTCTTTCAAGGTGTTTGAAATCTAG